A genomic region of Pyrus communis chromosome 14, drPyrComm1.1, whole genome shotgun sequence contains the following coding sequences:
- the LOC137716314 gene encoding nucleobase-ascorbate transporter 12, with amino-acid sequence MSNSDPKTRPRLGPWPPVPESSPMPPSSWANKTGFRPKFSGETNASDSGQISLPPHRPREPQTQPDLEAGRARPQPAPNGVPEREMATPPPAPGPPSEKDNKVKRRKESDGGSKSAANGPSGVNGQAATTPTEPNSQPRRAARSEEVVDVLPHGVDDDGYVARHSHMKYALRDTPGLVPIGLYGFQHYLSMLGSIILIPLVIVPAMGGTYEDTANVVSTVLFVSGVTTLLQTSFGSRLPLIQGPSFVYLAPALAIINSPEFQGLNGNNFKHIMKELQGAVIIGSAFQAILGYSGLMSIFLRLINPVVVSPTIAAVGLSFYSYGFPLIGNCLEIGAVQILVVIIFSLYLRKISVFGHRVFLIYAVPLGLAITWSAAFLLTEAGAYSYKGCDINVPASNIVSEHCRKHVLRMKSCRVDTSHALRSAPWFRFPYPLQWGTPVFHWKMALVMCVVSIIASVDSIGSYHASSLLVASRPPTPGVLSRGIGLEGLSSVLAGLWGTGTGSTSLTENVHTIAVTKMGSRRAVELGACVLIVLSLVGKVGGFLASIPQVVVAALLCFMWAMLAALGLSNLRYSEAGSSRNIIIVGLSLFFSLSIPAYFQQYGISPNSNLSVPSYFQPYIVASHGPFRSKYGGVNYVLNTLFSLHMVVAFLVAFILDNTVPGNRQERGVYVWSEAEVAKREPAVAKDYELPFRISRFFRWVKWVGL; translated from the exons ATGTCCAACTCCGACCCCAAAACCCGACCCCGTCTGGGCCCATGGCCTCCGGTCCCGGAGTCCTCCCCAATGCCCCCTTCTTCCTGGGCTAATAAAACCGGCTTCCGCCCCAAGTTCTCCGGCGAGACCAATGCCAGTGATTCTGGCCAGATATCCCTGCCGCCGCACCGGCCCCGAGAGCCCCAAACCCAGCCCGATCTCGAAGCTGGTCGGGCTCGACCCCAACCGGCGCCCAATGGTGTACCCGAGCGCGAGATGGCTACCCCACCACCAGCGCCAGGGCCGCCTTCAGAAAAGGACAATAAGGTGAAGAGGAGGAAGGAGTCTGATGGAGGGTCGAAGAGTGCGGCCAATGGGCCCAGTGGGGTTAATGGGCAGGCTGCGACTACGCCCACGGAGCCCAATTCGCAACCGCGGAGGGCGGCCAGGAGTGAGGAGGTGGTTGATGTTTTGCCACACGGGGTTGATGATGATGGGTATGTGGCTAGGCACTCTCATATGAAGTATGCGCTCAGAGATACACCTGGTCTTG TTCCCATTGGCCTCTATGGGTTCCAGCATTATCTCTCCATGTTGGGTTCGATAATTCTAATTCCACTCGTCATAGTTCCAGCAATGGGTGGTACTTAT GAGGATACTGCAAATGTTGTCTCCACAGTGCTTTTTGTTTCGGGAGTAACCACTCTCTTGCAGACATCGTTTGGATCCAGATTGCCCTTGATACAGGGCCCCTCATTTGTTTACCTAGCTCCTGCATTGGCGATAATCAACTCCCCAGAATTTCAAGGACTCAATGGAAAT AATTTTAAGCATATCATGAAGGAGCTACAGGGGGCTGTAATAATAGGTTCAGCTTTTCAAGCAATACTTGGATATAGTGGACTAATGTCAATATTTTTGAG GTTGATCAATCCAGTGGTTGTGTCACCAACAATTGCTGCTGTTGGACTTTCTTTCTATAGTTATGGTTTCCCGTTAATTGGTAATTGTCTTGAGATTGGTGCGGTGCAGATACTAGTGGTCATTATTTTTTCTCTT TACCTACGGAAGATATCCGTTTTTGGTCATCGTGTATTTCTGATATATGCG GTTCCGTTGGGTCTGGCAATCACATGGTCAGCTGCTTTCCTACTAACTGAAGCTGGAGCATATAGCTACAAAGGTTGTGATATAAATGTACCTGCATCAAACATAGTATCTGAACATTGCAGAAAGCATGTTTTGAGGATGAAGAGCTGTCGAGTTGATACTTCTCATGCACTAAGATCTGCCCCCTGGTTTAGGTTTCCCTATCCATTACAATGGGGTACTCCTGTCTTCCACTGGAAAATGGCCCTTGTCATGTGTGTGGTATCAATTATTGCATCAGTTGATTCG ATTGGCTCATATCATGCATCTTCATTATTGGTGGCATCCAGACCTCCTACTCCTGGTGTTCTTAGTCGAGGGATTGGTCTGGAAGGTCTTTCTAGTGTCTTGGCTGGTCTATGGGGTACTGGAACAGGGTCCACGAGCTTAACTGAAAATGTGCACACAATAGCCGTCACTAAGATGGGAAGCCGTAGAGCTGTTGAATTGGGTGCATGCGTTTTGATCGTCTTATCCCTTGTCG GTAAAGTTGGAGGCTTTCTAGCATCTATTCCTCAAGTCGTGGTTGCCGCACTGCTGTGCTTCATGTGGGCGATGCTTGCTGCATTAGGCCTATCAAATCTACGTTATAGTGAGGCTGGAAGCTCTAGGAATATTATCATAGTCGGgttatctttgtttttctcGCTTTCAATACCGGCCTACTTTCAGCAATATGGCATCTCTCCAAACTCCAACTTATCTGTTCCGAGTTATTTTCAACCATACATTGTAGCTTCTCATGGACCCTTCCGCAGCAAATATGGAGGG GTGAACTATGTGCTGAACACGTTATTCTCATTACACATGGTGGTTGCATTCCTTGTGGCTTTTATCCTGGATAACACTGTACCTGGCAATCGTCAAGAACGCGGGGTGTATGTGTGGTCTGAAGCTGAGGTTGCTAAGAGGGAGCCTGCTGTTGCCAAGGACTATGAGCTGCCCTTCAGAATTAGCAGGTTTTTCAGATGGGTGAAATGGGTTGGCCTTTGA
- the LOC137715869 gene encoding probable ribosome biogenesis protein RLP24, translating to MRLEKCWFCSSTVYPGHGIQFVRNDAKIFRFCRSKCHKNFKMKRNPRKVKWTKAYRRLRGKDMTQDSTFEFERKRNRPERYDRSLTEDTLKAIKKIDKVRIEREARHHKNRMKGKNVKEQNEKRKEIDHSLHLVISPIAQQQEPSLVKVSQPHLEKQVAMEE from the exons ATGAGGTTGGAAAAGTGCTGGTTTTGTTCCTCTACCGTATACCCTGGACATGGGATTCAGTTTGTTCGCAACGATGCAAAG ATTTTTCGATTCTGCAGATCCAAATGCCACAAGAACTTTAAGATGAAGAGGAATCCGCGAAAGGTGAAGTGGACTAAGGCCTATAGGCGGTTGCGTGGAAAGGACATGACGCAG GACTCAACCTTTGAGTTTGAGAGAAAACGAAATAGGCCGGAGAGATATGACAGGAGTCTTACAGAAGACACTCTGAAGGCAATTAAGAAGATCGATAAAGTCAGAATCGAGAGAGAGGCCAGACACCACAAGAATAG GATGAAGGGCAAGAATGTCAAAGAGCAAAatgagaaaaggaaagagatTGACCATAGCCTCCACTTGGTCATATCTCCGATTGCGCAACAGCAAGAGCCATCACTCGTCAAGGTTTCCCAACCGCATCTCGAGAAACAAGTTGCCATGGAGGAGTAA
- the LOC137714352 gene encoding uncharacterized mitochondrial protein AtMg00810-like: MPVPADLKLSLYDGEPHPDTHNYKSVVGALQYLTITRPDISYAVNQVCQFMHAPNNTHWMAVKRILQYVKSLYDHGLLYRPGNMHLNAFSDADYAGDPYTRHSEGGFGIYLGSNLVS, encoded by the coding sequence ATGCCAGTTCCTGCAGATCTAAAACTAAGTCTTTATGATGGTGAACCGCATCCTGATACTCATAATTACAAAAGTGTTGTGGGTGCTTTGCAGTACCTCACAATCACACGTCCTGATATTTCTTATGCGGTTAATCAAGTGTGCCAGTTTATGCATGCTCCAAACAATACGCATTGGATGGCTGTGAAACGAATTCTGCAATATGTTAAGTCTCTCTATGATCATGGACTTCTGTACAGACCTGGTAACATGCATCTCAATGCGTTTTCAGACGCTGATTATGCAGGAGATCCTTACACAAGGCATTCAGAAGGAGGCTTCGGTATATACTTGGGTTCGAACCTAGTTTCGTAA